cagtatcccactgatcccacaatgtcccactgatcccacagtggcccagtgatcccacaatgtcccagtgaacctgcagtatcgcagtgatcccatagcaacccatgatcccacagtgctcccagtgatcccacagtgacccagacacaattcacgtgagccccattgggtgcagcctgtggtgaaggcctcggtcagtcccctgtggagagaaaacttcttgtccaaggaatcctcctcctcccaaaaattctctttccacaacTTCATGTTACAGCAATTCCACTAAAAAATCCtttaattgattaaaaacaaagcaaacgattaaaaaggcacagcaagagcccagagctccctcacactcactcacacacacacattcacactcagtcattcactcattccattccataggcaggcaatctctcagcaaacaccactgacaaacacactccccagttacaaagcagagaatctgaagaagaggaagaaaagttgggacagagagagacagaaagacactcaggcagactgaagagcacatattgcttttctctctctctaatacaagtttgcagggttttctctcctgctttgccaatcactccctcacccaccccatcccccatcacccctccccttaaaggtgttggtctgtctgcctgtcctggTTAGTGTTCGCTGCAGCgtccaaattgcccctgtgctcattttctcttctgttcctggagcaggcaaCAAAAAGCCCGGGCATTTTTTTCTACttcaccctttatgttgcagtttgcaaaggtgaacgaactttccctttgctcttttctcttgttttaattagcagtggacgaAAGCCCAGTAGTTTGTGTTcagcttacagtttgtggctttttccaattagccaaagatttcaaataaattcatgacatataaaagagccaaagcaattttttaaaaacctaatatacagcaagatccctcactcagttacagggacaatctctcagcaacattcatttacacagaaacaaagcccaatttataaacgagaagaatcgaaagagtagaagattgagaaacaatctttatcgacaacaacaacttatatatacatatatatataagaacataagaaataggagcagcagtacgccaatcggcctctcgagcctgctccaccattcaataagatcatggctgatctgatcctaacctcaaattcatgtccaatttcctgcccgctccccgtaacctctaattcccttcacttctagaaaactgtctatttctgttttaaatttatttaatgatgtagcttccacaacttcctggggcagcaaattccacagacctaccaccctctgagtgaagaagtttctccttatctcagttttgaaagagcagccccttattctaagattatgccccctagttctagtttcacccatctttgggaacatccttaccgcatccacccgatcaagccccttcacaatcttatatgtttcaataagatcgcctctcaatcttctgaactccaatgagtagagtcccaatctactcaacctctcctcatatgtccaccccctacaacagcaaattgtatccatatgtatatatatatatatatatatatatatgtgtgtgtgtattatcaaaactactattacaagcatccatgagggctgtgggggaaaagcagagcaggaaatgggaatgattgaatcgcgctttcaaggagctggcacaggcagggtgggctgaatggactcctcttgcaccgtgcctgctatcaaaatgtgaatcgatgaacaacaacttcaacgccatgaacctgaaacaaaatagcacccgaaaggcggccatcttactgaggggcaaggtggagcttgttgtgatgagagacacagagagggataatTTGCATTTTCTGTTGAATCACTGTTGCACTGTAGTTaaaaatacaaactgagtgagaatggcacgagctggtgtttaacataaagacagcggtgcagtgagggaattaaacatcaaaacgtgaacttctgccaaaaaaatgaattcacatttggttatttggactgaatggtgacagaaaaggagagaccagacattcggaggaaaggtccaatcaaccattttttgtagagaatgtaattctagcttctattaaataaatcagagtaaaattggactcaatctgaatgtagttctgatctgggatttaattcatttctccattattcatatttttctttaatctgaaacaataacagtattttaacagtaacagaacaggagagtgctatgggaccctgtccagtttattaacactgcagaaggggtaaaaatacatattatttattgcagaattcagcagctcactgggaaagtaacacatggtacagatggaggagcaaaaaggtggaaagtgattttacactttaatttggagcaataactttttatctccacaaggtttagttttacatttaattaatgggctctttatcctaaacaaacttcaggcacaaaccatggctttataaagaaagcaatcatttattattaattcaatagaaaaaatgagattagaatttaaacatcatcttgggtttatgcccgatttagaattgctttagctaaaattaaacaacacattctcaattctcaaaatgaataaccgtttggaaatcaaatgtttatcgtagactaagcccataacgaaagttttagacttgccgagaagattccaggtattttgatggataccgttgtagtgtagtgtgactttctctgttagacaggtcatctgcttcacaggcaatctgtaaaccagcatcgaggcatcaagctgggagatagcgagcagtcaggaagattccaggtgaggtggtgctgccaggaagcgaaaggtgatgttggagcagttatggtggatctgtgtctctctccactcaaaTTCTGCCCAGCTTTTTAAGACCGTTTTCATAGAGAATCACACTTCTGGGACGGTGACTTCTCAACaacaggttcctacaaatacaacccacgattgattgacacttcacttgttttctctcagtgtccacaacgtaaccaagttaagtcggcaggagttcaaacgaccTCGAGCCCTCCtcgaatcgttcttgttgctatggtgatctctcctctgctgtgtgatcttttacaatgtgtcattaacaatccttctaacagtccttccaccttttaagcgtccttttccttcagacatgctgaagccgatttaatcTCAGGCTTTCGATTATCAGATGaatttttactacacagagcagctgggaaactcctgcagtaagtaatggtcagggtcaggtacacaagactgagtgactttattgtgcagctcaaggcatcacctttagaaatggcaaaattaaatccacaagagtgttggcccagaacaaacatgaactgtctggcctgcttcatctgctgctgttctgctggtcagcactctcacacactccaggctgattacacagttatttttgtccgtctttcaatgtgtctgttctctgtttatgtcgtttgtcgctctttattttctgtgtgtttttctatcttgttatttccacttgtaCTTCCATCAATTTGTAattctttctcagtctctctctttcgttccatccatgtctgcttgctctctctctcattatatacatatatatatgctttctttcactctttctttctctctttattttttctcgccagtctaacaaactcactttatttatctccagCTCTGTGTACCGCCTCCTCTACCcctctttgtttctatctctctctctttgtcacagacactctcccttttatgtgaacctgttttaattttctgcgctatttaatcattatatttcttttgccctgtgttctctgtctcagtcccctcctctctccatctctccctccttctgtctttctctgtctctctcccagtctttctgtctttcttactctctctgtcccactatctccctgtctttctctctgatctctctcacgctctccccgtgtcgctctctgcctctctctctcgctctcactctctgtctctccctcggtcTTCAGGTcaccatctcgctctctctcactcttttgtAGCTGTATGTTCCGCTCTGTCTCTatgtcagtcactctcccctctctccttccctctctgtatctctgcctgactcagtctctctctctctctccctctccatttatttggagtgcacccattctgatctggcccaaagcagctactttgattcccagctttgcacattttgctggatgaccatttagttgaagtccagctgggcTCTTTAGTGCTGCCATTTCGAGCAAAAATGaatgtgtcgtctgcagaataaatcctgcctTAATTGGTCAGATTTTCAATAAAATGTAACATCAGAAACAtatttcagctcatttaatgactccATGCTGCTGATATAAAATTTACTTTCCatccctgggaagtgtaggggatggagtatgaaatgggatttagttcgagtgattgaaacccttcagctctttctatgatttcactaatttaacaattagattgagtgggtatttcaccgcgttcttcagctcctctctgaatttagtctgggtcaggacataaatacaagtgtttgtgcaggaacttagaagctgcagcatctttgctgtctgttctgtgagataaacagggtcagtgtaggagtaaaaataccgaatgtctgcaattcgcacataaatgtaaaatacaacctgtgtcagccacaacagtataaaacttcccgatatactgaagagtagaatgatggatttctttcggttctccatctctggatcactctgattctctccattgctgcggacccggagtcccctgcggactcgactggacattaaaatacgccagactgtcagaacattgaacagcaaaatcagacagaacgggacacaaggggttaaaatgagatgaaacatgtcaaatgcggcccatgcgggggaagtacggaagctcgatTTAGTattacaaaaccagggaacattatcaattatatataaaggttcaaatgtaaagtaccaggggacactttctaaacagcccagcacactcactgttcccagaaccacagccgccgttctctcggtgcaatatttagttttcagcttctcacaacaaatggccacaaatcgatcaaaggtgaaagcgattGTGAACCAGACGGAAACATCCGTGGCTGCACCACTCAAGAAGATAAtagaactacacacgggagtaatgaacagGAATGAACCTTTGAAATACATCCCACCAATCCACACCAGTATCACACGAATGATAACGACCagaagatcggccactgccattcccaccaggtagacactgatacatttggagaggccgcactttcctcgggacaggatcacaatcgccaccaagttaactggaagagagagaaaaggaagcagagaaattactgctcAAAACTcgcgccaaagcagcagtttgagaggatctggagtGAAATTTCCAGCTCTGTTGCTGcttcgaagggtggaaagtgattgattgacctgggcagcgctttcgggcagagagatgttttttaacacaatgatcaataatgaattgggagatggatacagaaagtgaataaagtgagtatcagatccactggaagggctgagtgagggcgcagtgccggtggggaagggagaaggagttttacacaccgggaatccagcggattaaagccagatttgggctccagacggatggaaaagagagggaagtgtcggaaggtgaggggacgcgggaggtgcagcttgtgtgttactctgggttaagagagctgacagtgagtgagattgggagggagtcaaggaaAAGAGTCGTGTGAATGGATGAGTCGGAGCTCGAGAggtgtcaggagcagatggtttgggagaacggacaaactgaaggaactgacgagacagaggattcattgcagtgagagcagaggctgggattcataGGGAGGgactgtacacaatccaactattacattcaacagttcatttctgtagttattggtgtcagggaacctgtgtttgatacaaaatgtgtttaataaatttaatttgcaaattcaatgaaacttaaaatgaaaagtattaataaaattcatcacgttgttattgaactgatccgagcttgaaaaatacagtttccgaataattgattacaatcaagaaatttctgattctatttttgaagtaaattttTCATTATGTTTACTGTTAAGTTGGAAagtaaggaacattcacaaaaacagtctGAGGACCTGACAATGATATGAACATGAGGAGCAAGTCCCAcagtaaaaactcacccaatctgaccacatcataaaaacaccttcaaatcacattttctctgtttaattgtactggaagtttcagcagttcattcggatgaattattcacaccacagcctctcgctttccctctcagtcgccctctctatcactcactctaatccctatctcaagtccattttcatatcgattaaatcctatcatcctgtgcctgcattctgttcaccagccccgtgttccaccgatcctattctcagtgtcagtttattaaatagtgaagcctctgtggaatagtttaatgtttctacagatcattcaattctccacctgttcaacaacactgttcacttcatctacaaatcatggaataaacagaatcgaatgcctctccgaggctgatctcacaataattgtgattccttctcctgtaattataaagtaaagtgatagatggcgggattgttcaattaacaaaacgccaacatcacacttataatctacagatacatagaaggcctcctgattccaacagggacagtgcaaattgagacaacaaaacatcaaaacatttcattttacagtgatgtccagtgacagtcagtgaattcatccacagtgaagcagagaaggagatgtgaaagaatcagcagcaaactcagttcagtaaccagacatctgaagcggcgtcagatacacacataatgaaataatatttcataacagtgatcaccaataaatacattgaaatcccagttaaactgaagcatgttattggggagtgaggacattgcactgcctccttgtaacactgagaccgtgagctgtctcattatcaatcactgaaaacacattgatgaaaacatattccagggcaggt
This portion of the Heptranchias perlo isolate sHepPer1 unplaced genomic scaffold, sHepPer1.hap1 HAP1_SCAFFOLD_52, whole genome shotgun sequence genome encodes:
- the LOC137314526 gene encoding probable G-protein coupled receptor 139, translated to MEYPVMIQIQRIYYPVLAAVGVPVNLVAIVILSRGKCGLSKCISVYLVGMAVADLLVVIIRVILVWIGGMYFKGSFLFITPVCSSIIFLSGAATDVSVWFTIAFTFDRFVAICCEKLKTKYCTERTAAVVLGTVSVLGCLESVPWYFTFEPLYIIDNVPWFCNTKSSFRTSPAWAAFDMFHLILTPCVPFCLILLFNVLTVWRILMSSRVRRGLRVRSNGENQSDPEMENRKKSIILLFSISGSFILLWLTQVVFYIYVRIADIRYFYSYTDPVYLTEQTAKMLQLLSSCTNTCIYVLTQTKFREELKNAVKYPLNLITLSQFMR